In the genome of Bradyrhizobium ottawaense, the window TGGTTTTCGAGCAAGTGCTTCTCCGCGGCCACATTGGCGTCGTCGAAGAAGACGCCTTGGCGCTGTACCGCTATTTGGAGAAGAAGCCTATATCGCCCTGCGGTGCCAGGATCTGATGTTCGGTAATCCATCCGAGTATCTGGCGAAGACGGCGGAAGTGCTTTCGATCCAGCTCAAGCCCGATCTTGTCGCGACCGACGTTGAAATGAAGGCTTCGCGTGATTTTCTGATCCACAACGGCGGCCTGATCAATCAGCTCTACCTCGACGAGGCCGGCCGCAAGCTCGGGGCAAAATCAATGAAGAACTCGATATCTACGAAGAGTTTTCGCGGACGTAGTCAGGAACGCCAAAATGTTATCCGGCGCTATCCAAGAGAGACCGAGCAGAAATATCGATGAAGACCCAACTCACAGAGTGTCGCCGGATCGGTAGTGTTCTTTCCGTACGCGGACAATGTGACCTAGCTTACTCGCGATATAGAGCTGGCCCCGCAAATTCGGACAGTAGCTTGAGTGGATTTTCTGCCTGACAGCGGCGAGGATTCTTGCTGCGAATCAGGAGCGAAGATGACGAAGAAGAGCCGCCGGACGCATTCTCCGGCATTCAAGGCGAAGGTTGCTTTGGCTGCGGTCAAAGGAGACAAGACACTGGCGGAGCTGGCGCAACTGTTTGATGTTCATCCGAACCAGATCACGATCTGGAAAAACCAGCTCCTGGAAGGCGCCGCCGGCGTGTTTGGGCATGACAAGACATCGGCCGAGACGCCGGTCGATTTGAAGGCGTTACATGCCAAGATCGGCGAGCTGGCGTTGGAAAACGATTTTTTGTCCGGCGCGCTCACCAAGGCGGGCCTGCTGAGCGCAAAGCGATGATCGACCGCGGTCATGATCTTTCTATCGTGCGCCAGGCGAAGGTCCTGAAGCTGGCTCGCAGCACGGTCTACTATGAACCTCGGCCAGTTTCGGCCGAGGACCTTGCCTTGATGCGTCGGCTCGATGAGCTGCATCTCGATTATCCCTTCGCGGGAGCGCGTATGCTGCGATCGTTGCTGCGGCGGGAGGGGGTATACGCCGGTCGCCGCCACATCGCGACGCTGATGAAGCGCATGGGGATCGAGGCGGTCTATCGTCGCCCGAACACGAGCAAGCCGGCTCCGGGTCACAAGATCTACCCGTACCTGTTGCGCGGATTGAAGATCGAGCGGCCCGACCATGCGTGGGCAATGGACATCACCTACATTCCGATGCGGCGTGGCTTCGTCTATCTCGCGGCGGTCGTCGATGTGTTCAGCCGACGGGTCCTGGCCCATCGCGTCTCGATCACAATGGAGGCGGCCTTCTGCGTCCAAGCGGTCCAGGAGGCGTTGGCGAAGCACGGCAGGCCCGAGATTTTCAACACCGATCAGGGCAGCCAGTTCACCAGCCTCGAGTTCACCGATGTGCTGCTGGACGCGAAGATCGCCATCAGCATGGACGGCAAGGGCGCCTGGCGCGACAACGTGTTTGTCGAGCGGCTCTGGCGCACGGTCAAATACGAAGAAGTTTATCTCCGCGTCTACGACAGCGTGTCCGAGGCGCGAGCGTCAATTGCCAAGTATCTGGCCTTCTACAATCAGGGACGCCCTCACTCGAGCCTTGACGGGCGCACGCCCGACGAGGCTTACTTCGGCACGCAAGCTATGGTGATGGCCGCATGACCGTCGCCGACGATTTTGTCGTCGCTCTGGTCGGGCTACGCCCTCCCGACGCAACGACAAAATCGTAAAGCCCCGCGTTCAGCATAACCCGGCAGGAATCCACTTAAATCCAGCGGGGCGCTGTCCAAACAACCGGGGCCAGCTCTGACGCTATAGATCTTGCAATTGCTTCAAAGGCAAGATCACCATCTAAATACTCCCGACGTTCAGCTGAGAAGTTCGAAGTATCCCACCCTCGAGAATGCCGATTATTGATCGCCTCGTTCATGCAACGTGAGCCCCATCTGGAAAGCGAAGAAACAGATCAAGCTTATCTATGTCGTGCACACTGACGACATGATGAAGGAACGTGACATTGGCTGCATGCGAAGCTGAGATGAGGTCCGACAAGAGTTTTGCGTTCTCCAGGCTCGTCCCGGCCAGAGCCTCTCGATCCGCAGCGACGTCCTCATGACCCGTGTTCGTAAAGTAGGTGTGCATCTTTCCTAAGACGCCCACAATAACGTCTGAGATCTGAAGCCCTAGCTCGGCTTTGGAATCCGCAAATCGGAAGTTCGCAACCGGTTTCCCCTGGCTGGTCAGAGGTGTTTCCAGCAGGCGGTCGTGGATGACCTTCTCCATGTCGAAGATGTGGGTCGAATTCTTGAAGATCGCGATACGTCCCTGGTAAAAGGTACTGAACTCATCGATGAGCAGGTTCGGGTAATAACCTTCAATGAACTCCAGACTCTCCAGCGCCCGTCCGGCCTGCAGTACACCTTTCAACATCATTGCATTGAAATGCCGGAGGACATCACTGTTACGTTCGAGAATCTCAATGAGCCTGTCGAGGAAGGGTCTCCGCCCCTCGGGTGATAACCCCGGATAGCCGAAATCGTGAAATAGCTGGATGGTTGCGGCCAGTTCGCAGCGCAGCACTGCGACGAGGTCGCTTTTCAGCAAGACGTGGTATTGCAAGAGCATCGGATTGCCAAGTTCAGGCACGATCGAATCGATGATATCTGCAACTGACCAGTAGAATGGATCCAGCTCGTGATAGTGGATCATCAACCCGTTATCGATAAGCCATCGAAGGAACGTGGTCAGCTTTCGGGAGCGAAGAACGTCAAGAAAGTTACCCTTGGCGACATGCTCCAGTTTGATTTCCGGAGCCGTCTTCTGGATACGCATCGCTTCTCGAAGCGATTGAATCTCAATCGGTCGCGGTGCTCCTTCATGCACAATGCCGCCGAGGACGAATACCTTCAGCTCAGCAACGTTCAAACGTCCATCGTCAATATACAACTTGCGGATATTGTTGGTCTCATCGTGATAAAACGTATAGACGCCGTCGGCCTTGGTCAAACCATGTAGCTGGATTTCAGCATCCCGAAGTTCGTCAATATCCATCCATTCCCACTCTTAGGCCGCAGCTCGCGAGGATGCGCGACGAACGGGCTTATGACGGATAACGACGTCCACACGATAATTAAGCCGATCTAGGCATCGAACAATCCTGTCGATCGAGAACTTCCCTACGCGGCCGGTCACTAGGGCAGATACATCAGGCTGTTTAAGGCCTAGCAGTTCGGCAGCCTTTGTCTGAGTCAACTTGCGACGTTTGATGATCGCACGAAGCTCACGAATAAGTTTGGCTTTGAGGAGTTCTTCCTCAGGATTGGCAAAGCCAAGGTCAGCGAAAATATTATCGCTGCCTGCGGTTGCTTTAATTGCCTTACTCATTTCTTGCCTCCTTTTCCGTAGTTCTCTTGGTAATGAGCCTCGGCTGCCTTCAACCGGGCCTGAATTACCAAGATGTCGTGCTCCGGAGTCTCAATCCCCTTCTTCGACTTCTTTTGGAAGGCATGAAGGACATAGATAACGCCAGCGAAGCGTACGGTGTAGACGGCACGGAACGTATCGCCATCTTCATCGTCGATGACCTCCAGTACACTCCGGCCACCAAAGCCCTTTAAGGCCTTGGCACGAGGATGCTCGTCGCCGTTTTGTGCATCATTGATCGCAAACCCCATGACGCGGCGAACCTCGTCCGGGAAAGCTCGTAGATCGTCCTTTGACGATCCGATCCAAACTACGGGCTTCTGTGTGGTCATTCGCCCTTCTCTTATAGCACTACTGCTATAATTTTGCAAGGGTTTCCTGACGGGCCTATAAATGGCGAATTTCCGCCACTGCCCGTCGACGACCTCTCCGATCCTGTCCATCAACGTCGCTAGGCGTACTTTTGATGGCCTCGATCTTGGGTTGAAGCTATGGTGATCGCCACTGGGGAGGGGGCAATATCCTCATAAATCGAACCGGAACGAATGGTCTAGCTGTGGCGACTGATTGATCGGGGCGCTTTGGGCGCGTCAAAGTGATCAGCGAGGACCGGTCCTCTTTGCTGAAGCCAGCCAGCCAGCAAGCAATATTTTGAGGCTGGAGCTCCTGAGATCAGATGCCACCCAAGCTGCCTGCATTGGCAACACGCTCCCGGAAGGCGCCGCGCGTCAGTCAGGATCTACTCAGGCGCTTTACATGGTAGATCAGATCAATCGACGTATGTCTTGCGATCTTCGGTCCTACCACGCGAATGCGCTTGGCATTACTGGTCCGCAAATGATGATCTTGATGGCTCTGACGGAGCTGGAAGAAGATGGTGTTCCCGTCAATGCTGTCGCGAAGCTGATGAGAGTCGAGTCGGGTTTCATCACCAAGCAATCGAGGGAGCTTGAGGTAAGCAGTTCGTGCGCCGGAAATCCGACATGAATGATGCCAGGTACGTCCTTTTGTCGCTCACGGGCATCGCTCGCAAGATCCTTACGAGCAGCAGAAAGAGGTTGAGCAGTTCGTCTTTGATTATGTCAGCATTCAGGAGTTCGCCAAACTGGCCGCCTGTTTGAATGGACTCAGGTCTCGGTTGGAGAAGGCTCGGCTGCACGCCGCGCTGAACTCTGAGACAGATTGAGACAGTACTGGGAAGAGCGCGGGCCTTCTGCTATCTTCCGAGAGATCTGAGCCAGAAGATCCGTTTCGAATAGTGTCGCCCCGCCCCAGGAGCGGATATCGCCGTCCAGATGCAAGGATGGCACCGGGCGCAGTCGAACGAACGGACCAATCAGCCGATTCAGCGGCTGGGGTCGAGCGAACCGCGACACGAGTCTGAACGGTCCGTCCGTCATCCAACGCTGCTTGGCTGACCTGACGACGTTCGCCTCAGCGCAATTGCCTTCCCTGTCGCTCGAAGGCGTACATCGGATTGATACCGCAATAAGCGTAGGTGCCGGATGCGGTAGCCATGCACTGACTGTAGGTCGAGAACTGGCAGTTGCCCGGATATCCCCAGGCTCGGCCCTGCAGGCAATAAACGTCTTGGCGAGCCGGTGGGGTGTACGAATGAACCCGTGAAGCAGCGGTCAAATCTGATCCAAAGCTGACGAGGATAGGAAGTGCTAGGATTCCGGTAGCGAGAAGGTAAGGCATGAGATCTCTTGCCTCCTTAATTCGCTGAAGGATAGAGCATCCGTATTAGAGGTTTGATCTTAGTCAATTGCCGGTGTCGGGTCCAGTTGGACCATCGTCAGCGAGACAATCACCCGTGGCAGAGCCTCGACGGGGGCTCTTGAGCAGACGTTGGATATCAGGGTGGGCTTAAGAGGGCCGGAGCCGATTATCCGCACCCGTCCTTGGTCTTGGACACACTCGCTCGCGATCCGAAGCCGCCTTTCAAAGATACTCCGCAGTGAAACGCATCTTTTAAGCGCGACTTGTCGCCTTCGCGCAGCAGAACACTCGTATGGCACTCAATCCATGATCGCTTCGTTCGCTCCGACGCGCGTTGCGGGGCCCCCCTCGACCGGATGACAACACATTGCGTCACCTCAACTGCTGCGCGCGCACTGCGTCACAATGACACGACTTCTCCTCTTCATGGCCGCTTGTTACAATGACATCCATAGATTGCGCCGGATCAATTCGCGAGGCTCCCCTTCGTATATTCTGGTTCAGGAGTGTCGGACCATGTTCGTGAGCATCACCACAGACCATAGATCCCTAATCAATTCGCTCAGTGAGCTCGGCATATCGAGCGGCTCGAATCCGATCGTCAGCTTGAGTGAATTCACTTACAAGAAAGGTAAAACCATCTACATCGAGAGTGAGCCAGCCGAGTACGTCTACCAGGTCAGGAAAGGCGCGGTACGGACCTGCAAATTACTCTCCGATGGGCGGCGCCAGATTGGCGCATTTCATTTGCCGGGTGATATTTTTGGACTCGAGAACGGCGGAGTCCACCGATTTAGGGCGGAAGCGATCATCCAAACCGCTGTTCGCCTGATCAGGCGGCAACACCTTGAGACGGTCGCCGAGAATGACGCGGTTGTCTGGCGCACCTTGCTCAGCTTGACGACGAATAACTTGCAACACGCCGAAGACCATATGCTGCTGCTCGGACGTAAAACTGCTCTGGAGCGCGTTGCCGCGTTCTTGCACGAGATGGATGAACGACTCACGGCTGCTGACGTGATCTCGCTCCCAATGTCTCGGCGCGACATCGCCGATTACCTTGGTTTGACCGTCGAAACCGTTTCGCGTGCAGTGTCGCAATTGCACACTGATGGTGTCCTCGATTTCATCGGCAATACCCAACGCGAGATCGTGATTCTGGACCGGCAGCGGCTCGCGAGCCTTGACCTGCAAAGCTAACATGCGGACGGCGTGAAAAGCTTCGGTCGCGGTTAGGATCGCCCGCAGCAACTACCGCACTTTCAGGAAAATTGATCTCACCTCCGAGGCGCAACCAATCAGCTATCGAGTGCTATTTCCCGAACGCTGCGATGTACCTTCGGGCGGTGCCGGTAAACACCGCCGGATCATACAGGCCCTTGAGCCAACGCCGGTGACGACGGCAAACCATTGCAATAGACTCGACCGCCGTTTCGATCTCGAATGGAATGCATTCGGGTTTCACGCGCGCCGCAACGTCTCAAAGGCGAAATCACCCAGAAGGTCGGCACGCCTGTTCATTTGTACAGCATAAACGCCGGTACGTTTTCGTGTCCGAAGCTCATTCGAAACAACACGACGAACGTCTAAGCATGCGCTTTTGGCCGGACGGGCCGTGCCCAATTAATCCTCCATCAAGGCCACTTCCGGGAAAATACGGGGGCTTGCCTTCGATTTACAATTTGCAACTTGCCCGATCGCTCCGGCTTCGCTTGAATGTCCTCATGCGGGGCTGGACTGTGATCGTGCTTCTGGGCCTTACAGCCATAGGAGCTTATTCCGTCGGCCGTCAGGACGGGCGACCCTCTACTTCTGCGCCTGCAATGGTAGCGCAGCTAACCAGCCCCCCAGCAAGTCCGCTCGCGCTAACGGCGGTGCCGGGCAGCCCTTCGCAGCCGCAAGCTTCCAAGACTGCTCCGCCCGGCCCGCGTGGCGCCACCGCAATACCCAAGACACCGCAAGATTGCCGCGCGGCGAACAGGATGGAAGTGGAGCGTCGACCATGATGAGAGGGCTACGCCGGGCTCGTGACGCAGGGAGGGCGTAGCCCGACCGGAGTTACGAGCCCGGCGTCGGCGCGATCCACAGCGGACCGCGCCGACTGGTGATCGCGGCCGGCTGGTTATGCAAGTGGTTCTTCCGCCAAGAGGAATCACTCGCGTGCCAGGCCGACACATTACCGATCACCAAATGAGGCTCTACATGAAGTACCGTCAGACCGATAGCCCACCCGTGGCCGCCGCCAAGGCTTCGTTCAGCACCTCGACCGCTTACCGGATCGAGAAGGATCGACGCCTTCCGTCGCAGAAGAAGGCTCCCCGCGGCCGTCGCCGGCCAGATCCCTTGGCCCGCGTATTTGAGACAGATATCGCGCCGATGCTGAAGGCCGCCCCCGGTGTGCGGCCGGTCACGATCTTCGAGGAGTTGCTCCGACGCCATCCCGAGCTCGGCGCCGGCATCCGTCGCACGCTGGAGCGCCGGATCCGGGCCTGGCGGGCGATCCACGGCGAGGAGCAGGAGGTCATCTTCCGCCAGACCCACGAACCCGGTCAGCGCGGCCTGTCCGACTTCACCGACATGGGCGAATTGGGTGTCACGATCGCGGGCGTACCGCTCGACCATCGTCTCTATCACTTCCGGCTGGCCTATTCCGGGTTTGAGCACGCCCATGTCGTGCTCGGCGGTGAGAGCTTCGTCGCTCTGGCCGAAGGCCTGCAGAATGCCTTGTGGTCACTCGGTGGGGCGCCACGGGAGCATCGCACCGACAGCCTGTCGGCCGCCTTTTGCAATCTCGACCGCGACGCCAAAGACGATCTGACGCGGCGATACGAAGACCTCTGTGCCCATTACGGCATGCGGCCTTCCCGCAACAATCGTGGCATCGCCCACGAGAACGGGGCGATCGAGAGTTCGCATGGTCATCTCAAGCGAGCGATCGGCGACGCGCTGTTGCTGCGTGGCACCGCCGACTTCGACGATCTAGCTGCCTATCGTGGCTTCATCGATGAGATCGCCAGCCGCCGCAATGCCCGCAACGCCAAGCGGATCGACAGTGAACGTAGCGCACTTCAGGATCTGCCGGACCGCCGCACGTCGGACTATGAAGAGGTGATCGTCCACGTGACGTCGTCCGGCGGCTTCACCTTGCGCAAGGTGTTCTACACGGTGCCGTCGCGCTTGATCGGCCATCGGCTGCGGGTGCGCCTGTATGACGATCACCTCGACGTGTTTGTCGGCGGCACGCATCTCCTCACCTTGCCGCGCGGGCGGCCGCATCCCAATGGCAAGCACGATCAGGTCGTCGATTATCGGCACGTGATCCATTCCTTGCGGCGCAAGCCGATGGCGCTCCTCAACCTGGTCTACCGCGACCAGCTGTTCCCCCGGGAAGCTTACCGCCGAGCCTTCGACGTCTTGCGCAAACGCTTACCGGACAAGAAGGCCTGCCGGATCATGGTCGATCTCCTCGCACTCGCCCATGAGCGCGGTTGCGAGGCCGAACTCGCCAATCAGCTCACGGCTGACCTGAACGACGGCCGGCTGCCCGACCTCAACCGGCTACGTACTCACTTCGCCCCGGATCCCGCCCAGGTGCCGAACGTCGTGGTACGCCTCGCACCGCTCGCCACCTATGAATGCCTCATCGGTACCGCCGAGATCGGAGGCGCCGCATGAGCACAACCAACGTAGTCGACACCGCGCGCCTCAATCTGTTGCTCAACGAGCTGCGGCTGCCCGCCATCAAGGCGCTGTGGCCGCAATTTGCCGAGCAATCCGATAAAGAAGGCTGGCCGGCGGCGCGCTTCCTCGCCACCATTGCCGAGCACGAGATCGCTGAGCGCGGCCGCCGCCGCATCGAGCGCCATCTCGTCGAGGCGCGGCTGCCTACCGGAAAGACCTTTGACAGCTTCGACTTCGAGGCCGTGCCGATGATCTCCAAGGCGCAAATGACCGCACTCGCCGCCGGCGACGGCTGGCTCGGCAAGGGCGCCAATCTGCTGCTGTTTGGTCCGCCCGGTGGAGGCAAGAGCCACTTGGCGGCAGCAATCGGCTTGGCCCTCATCGAGAACGGATGGCGCGTCCTGTTCACCCGCACCACCGATCTCGTGCAGAAGCTCCAGGTGGCTCGCCGCGAGCTCAACCTCGAGGGCGCCATCAACCGCCTCGATCGCTTCGATCTCGTCATCTTGGACGATCTTGCCTATGTCACCAAGGACCAGGCCGAGACCAGTGTGCTGTTCGAGCTCATCAGCGCACGCTACGAGCGACGCTCTTTGCTGATCACCGCCAATCAGCCCTTTGGAGAATGGAACAAGGTCTTTCCGGACCCAGCTATGACCCTCGCGGCGATCGATCGCCTTGTTCACCACGCCACCATCGTCGAGATGAACGTCGAGAGCTATCGCAGGCGGACTGCCCTCGAGCGAAAGCGTGGTCCAGGGCGGCCACCGGAGCACGCGACACAAAAAACGCTCGCTTGATTGACGCTCCGCGACAATCAAAGCAAACAAAACTCTTGCGCGCGACAATCATCGCGGCGATCATCATCGCGCCGCGACACTGACTCGCCATCCTGATCGCCGCGCTCTTCCGACCCAGATCGTCGCGCTATAGCAAGATCCCGCCCCACAGCAAACCGACACAAAACGCAAGATCGAAGTTGCGCTGACCGCCGCGGCCATCGCCGCGATCCTGATTAAGGCCAGCCGGGATCAATATCACGCAACCGGCAGACCCTGCGCCTGCCCGGATGACACGATGCGCAATGGCCGGGCATGCGGCAGCAGAAGCGCCTATTCGCGGCCGGGCGGCGCGGCACCGCTGTGCTACCTGGGTGATGTTACGACAGCAATGATAGACGAGTATCGAAAAAAGATAACTCGATAGTTGTTGTGGGGCGGGGCTGGTTCAGTTCAGCGATTTCTTCACTGGGGGGTTGCGCTCCTCGCCTTAGCCGTTGCGGCGACGACACTAGCAGGATGCATCACAACATCCATACAAAAGGTATGCAGGCCGGGACCTTCCCTCCGAACCGGTCAATCGGATAGCCGCTTACGTCGCGGGCCCCCGCTCTAGTTTCTAGCATTCAGGCGACTATCTCAGAGGAAGGAAGAAAGCCGGCGTCGTTGCTGAAGATGGGTTGGTGTTGTTTCCACCAATGCGGACGTACACCATGCAGAAATTCGTCAGGGGCTTGCGACCAACAACATTGATGGCGTGCTAGTCCTGAACGTCGGTGACACTGCGGTCCAGCAGCAGTATGCTGGACCGATCTTGAGTGGCCCGTATTCAGGTCCCTCCACCACGAACGGGACTATC includes:
- a CDS encoding IS3-like element ISRj2 family transposase (programmed frameshift), with product MTKKSRRTHSPAFKAKVALAAVKGDKTLAELAQLFDVHPNQITIWKNQLLEGAAGVFGHDKTSAETPVDLKALHAKIGELALENGFFVRRAHQGGPAERKAMIDRGHDLSIVRQAKVLKLARSTVYYEPRPVSAEDLALMRRLDELHLDYPFAGARMLRSLLRREGVYAGRRHIATLMKRMGIEAVYRRPNTSKPAPGHKIYPYLLRGLKIERPDHAWAMDITYIPMRRGFVYLAAVVDVFSRRVLAHRVSITMEAAFCVQAVQEALAKHGRPEIFNTDQGSQFTSLEFTDVLLDAKIAISMDGKGAWRDNVFVERLWRTVKYEEVYLRVYDSVSEARASIAKYLAFYNQGRPHSSLDGRTPDEAYFGTQAMVMAA
- a CDS encoding DUF3800 domain-containing protein, translating into MDIDELRDAEIQLHGLTKADGVYTFYHDETNNIRKLYIDDGRLNVAELKVFVLGGIVHEGAPRPIEIQSLREAMRIQKTAPEIKLEHVAKGNFLDVLRSRKLTTFLRWLIDNGLMIHYHELDPFYWSVADIIDSIVPELGNPMLLQYHVLLKSDLVAVLRCELAATIQLFHDFGYPGLSPEGRRPFLDRLIEILERNSDVLRHFNAMMLKGVLQAGRALESLEFIEGYYPNLLIDEFSTFYQGRIAIFKNSTHIFDMEKVIHDRLLETPLTSQGKPVANFRFADSKAELGLQISDVIVGVLGKMHTYFTNTGHEDVAADREALAGTSLENAKLLSDLISASHAANVTFLHHVVSVHDIDKLDLFLRFPDGAHVA
- a CDS encoding helix-turn-helix domain-containing protein; its protein translation is MSKAIKATAGSDNIFADLGFANPEEELLKAKLIRELRAIIKRRKLTQTKAAELLGLKQPDVSALVTGRVGKFSIDRIVRCLDRLNYRVDVVIRHKPVRRASSRAAA
- a CDS encoding type II toxin-antitoxin system RelE/ParE family toxin; amino-acid sequence: MTTQKPVVWIGSSKDDLRAFPDEVRRVMGFAINDAQNGDEHPRAKALKGFGGRSVLEVIDDEDGDTFRAVYTVRFAGVIYVLHAFQKKSKKGIETPEHDILVIQARLKAAEAHYQENYGKGGKK
- a CDS encoding DUF3551 domain-containing protein — encoded protein: MPYLLATGILALPILVSFGSDLTAASRVHSYTPPARQDVYCLQGRAWGYPGNCQFSTYSQCMATASGTYAYCGINPMYAFERQGRQLR
- a CDS encoding helix-turn-helix domain-containing protein — its product is MFVSITTDHRSLINSLSELGISSGSNPIVSLSEFTYKKGKTIYIESEPAEYVYQVRKGAVRTCKLLSDGRRQIGAFHLPGDIFGLENGGVHRFRAEAIIQTAVRLIRRQHLETVAENDAVVWRTLLSLTTNNLQHAEDHMLLLGRKTALERVAAFLHEMDERLTAADVISLPMSRRDIADYLGLTVETVSRAVSQLHTDGVLDFIGNTQREIVILDRQRLASLDLQS
- the istA gene encoding IS21-like element ISBj11 family transposase, encoding MPGRHITDHQMRLYMKYRQTDSPPVAAAKASFSTSTAYRIEKDRRLPSQKKAPRGRRRPDPLARVFETDIAPMLKAAPGVRPVTIFEELLRRHPELGAGIRRTLERRIRAWRAIHGEEQEVIFRQTHEPGQRGLSDFTDMGELGVTIAGVPLDHRLYHFRLAYSGFEHAHVVLGGESFVALAEGLQNALWSLGGAPREHRTDSLSAAFCNLDRDAKDDLTRRYEDLCAHYGMRPSRNNRGIAHENGAIESSHGHLKRAIGDALLLRGTADFDDLAAYRGFIDEIASRRNARNAKRIDSERSALQDLPDRRTSDYEEVIVHVTSSGGFTLRKVFYTVPSRLIGHRLRVRLYDDHLDVFVGGTHLLTLPRGRPHPNGKHDQVVDYRHVIHSLRRKPMALLNLVYRDQLFPREAYRRAFDVLRKRLPDKKACRIMVDLLALAHERGCEAELANQLTADLNDGRLPDLNRLRTHFAPDPAQVPNVVVRLAPLATYECLIGTAEIGGAA
- the istB gene encoding IS21-like element ISBj11 family helper ATPase IstB, which encodes MSTTNVVDTARLNLLLNELRLPAIKALWPQFAEQSDKEGWPAARFLATIAEHEIAERGRRRIERHLVEARLPTGKTFDSFDFEAVPMISKAQMTALAAGDGWLGKGANLLLFGPPGGGKSHLAAAIGLALIENGWRVLFTRTTDLVQKLQVARRELNLEGAINRLDRFDLVILDDLAYVTKDQAETSVLFELISARYERRSLLITANQPFGEWNKVFPDPAMTLAAIDRLVHHATIVEMNVESYRRRTALERKRGPGRPPEHATQKTLA